Sequence from the Streptosporangium brasiliense genome:
GTCTACCACACCCGTGACATCGAGCGCGGTGACATCGTGGTCTTCTCCGGCGTGGACTCCTGGGACGGTGAGGTCCAGTTGCCGGAGCCGTCCAACCCGGTCTCCGCCTTCTTCCGCTGGGTCGGCACCGCCTTCGGCGTGGTCCCCGGCGAGAAGGACTACATCAAGCGCGTCATCGGCGTCCACGGCGACACCGTGAAGTGCTGTGACGTCCAGGGGCGGGTCACGGTCAACGGGGTGCCCCTCGACGAGCGGGACTACCTCTACCCGGGTGACCTGCCCTCCCGCGATCCCTTCGAGGTCAAGGTCCCGGAGGGCCGCCTGTGGGTCATGGGCGACCACCGCGCGGTCTCCCTCGACTCCCGCTCCCACACCGGCGACCCCGGCGGCGGGACGATCCCGGTGGACAAGGTGGTCGGCCGTGCCTTCGTGATCGTGTGGCCCTTCTCCAGAGCTAAGATCCTCCCCATCCCCGACACCTTCCAGCAGCCCGCGCTCAAGGCGGCCGCCGCGGCCGGAGCGGTCCCGCTCCTCGGCGGCCTCGCGGGGGCCGTGCCGCTGGTGCTGTGGCGTCGTCGGCTTTCAAGGCGGTAGCCGTACCTCATGACTGTGGAACCCGATAGCAAGTCCGCGGAATCCGAGAGCAAGAAGGCAGAACCTCGCAAGGGCAGACTGCGCGAGACGGTCGCCCTGATCGTGTCCGGCGTGGTGGTGGCGCTGCTGCTGCAGGCGTTCGTCGTCCAGCCCTTCAAGATCCCGTCGGAGTCGATGGAGAACACCCTGCGGGAAGGCGACCGGGTGGTCGTCAACAAGCTGCACGGTGAGACCGAACGCGGTGACGTGGTGGTCTTCAAGGGCTGGCCGGGCGGCGACACCATCAAACGGGTCATCGCGGTCGGCGGCGACACCGTGAAGTGCTGTGACGCCCAGAACCGGATCACCGTCAACGGGGTCCCGATCGACGAGAAGGCCTACCTGCACCCCGACGACTTCGCCGCGGGCGGCAAGTTCGAGAAGGTCGTGCCCAAGGGGCGGCTCTGGGTCATGGGCGACCACCGCTCGGCCTCCGCGGACTCGCGCGACCACGAGGAGCAGGAGGGCGAGGGCACGATCTCCGAGGACGACGTGATCGGCCGGGCCTTCGCGATCTTCTGGCCGTTCTCCCACGCGACGGTCCTCTCGACGCCCGAGATCTTCGCCAAGCCGGAGATCTTCGCCACGGCGAAGTAGGGACAGCCCCGCCAAGGTGAGATAGCGGTACCGAACGGTCCGGATGGGGCGTACTCTCGGGTCATGGTCGCTATGTCTGCCGTGGTGCCATGACGGTTGCGTTCCGCCCCACGCCGAGTGTGGTCCGGCGGGATTCGGGACTGTACGGCTACGAGCGGGCTCTGGCCCGCCGTGGGCTGGGTCCCGTGGCCGGCGTCGACGAGGCCGGCCGGGGCGCCTGCGCTGGCCCGCTGGTGGTCGCCGCGGTGGTCCTCAGCCGCCGGATCGGCGGCCTGAACGACTCCAAGCTGCTCACCGTCTCCCGGCGCGAGTCGCTGTACGAGCTGATCATGGCGGCCGCGGAGGCGGTCAGCGTGGTGGTCATCCCACCGGCCGACATCGACGCGCGCGGCCTGCACAGATCCAACATCGAGGGAATGCGCCGGGCCGTCGCCCGGTTGTCCTGTGACCTCGGCTACGTGCTCACCGACGGGTTCCCCGTCTCGGGCCTGCCCGTGCCGTCGCTCGGAGTGTGGAAGGGAGACCAGGTCGCGGCCTGCGTGGCGGCCGCCTCGATCGTGGCGAAGGTGACACGCGACAGGATGATGACCGCGCTCGACGAGCGCCATCCCGAGTACGGTTTCGCCGTGCACAAGGGGTATGGCACCGTGAGCCATCGCAGGGCGCTCGAAACTCACGGCCCGTGTCCGGCCCACCGATTCTCGTTCGCGACGGTGGCGCGGTCCGGGCCCGGTGGGCTGATGGGTGAGAATGAAATGGGGGCCGGTCTCGCCTGATCGGGCGGGCCGGAAGGCGTGCAA
This genomic interval carries:
- the lepB gene encoding signal peptidase I, whose protein sequence is MTSEDREYGTASRRPVEDEVGVVAEDAQKTAESDKDKKKGSFWKELPVLVVVALVLALLIKTFVIQAFYIPSESMENTLLTNDRVLVNKLVYHTRDIERGDIVVFSGVDSWDGEVQLPEPSNPVSAFFRWVGTAFGVVPGEKDYIKRVIGVHGDTVKCCDVQGRVTVNGVPLDERDYLYPGDLPSRDPFEVKVPEGRLWVMGDHRAVSLDSRSHTGDPGGGTIPVDKVVGRAFVIVWPFSRAKILPIPDTFQQPALKAAAAAGAVPLLGGLAGAVPLVLWRRRLSRR
- the lepB gene encoding signal peptidase I, giving the protein MTVEPDSKSAESESKKAEPRKGRLRETVALIVSGVVVALLLQAFVVQPFKIPSESMENTLREGDRVVVNKLHGETERGDVVVFKGWPGGDTIKRVIAVGGDTVKCCDAQNRITVNGVPIDEKAYLHPDDFAAGGKFEKVVPKGRLWVMGDHRSASADSRDHEEQEGEGTISEDDVIGRAFAIFWPFSHATVLSTPEIFAKPEIFATAK
- a CDS encoding ribonuclease HII, with the protein product MTVAFRPTPSVVRRDSGLYGYERALARRGLGPVAGVDEAGRGACAGPLVVAAVVLSRRIGGLNDSKLLTVSRRESLYELIMAAAEAVSVVVIPPADIDARGLHRSNIEGMRRAVARLSCDLGYVLTDGFPVSGLPVPSLGVWKGDQVAACVAAASIVAKVTRDRMMTALDERHPEYGFAVHKGYGTVSHRRALETHGPCPAHRFSFATVARSGPGGLMGENEMGAGLA